DNA from Rhipicephalus microplus isolate Deutch F79 chromosome 5, USDA_Rmic, whole genome shotgun sequence:
TTTgatgcgtgctgcgctatatttggctagagcctttactaccgatcggcagcattttctgaccatgcttaaaaagtgttgcagggcccctttcagACTCCGTGTTACCCTGAATTTGTCTTGCTAAGAACAAAAGCAATGTCACAATTATGCATATTTTGATTATCTGTTACAGTGATGCAGTTACTTTCAGAGCAAATTCTGATAATGGAAATTCTGACAATGACGTGCCCAGCACTCAGTAAACAACACCTGTCATATCCGCAGTTTCCGTGGAAAGCGTTTGTGCCTACAAGGTCTTAGCGCATGTCACATTGGAGACTTACTGCTTTCAGTGTCACATATTTCCTTCCAGGCACACACTCAAGATATCACTGCCAATAAGAAATGTCACTTTCCATCTGATTAGCTGTCCCGCAAAGCttagttgtctagtggctaagtttgCTGTACTCTGAAGAAGTCTATTGATTAGAAGAAAGCAATATGCGTTATATTCAAAGTGTAATTTTAACTAAGATGTGAAGTACCTTTTGCATATAATAATGACAGAAGGAAATTCACGTATCCATTATCAGACAAGTACACACACATGTGACAAGAGCAACACGTTACGCAGTACGCACACAGGGTACTGGTTTGCAAAAGTAGACCTGAATATGCGAATCCCAATAAGCGCACACTTTTTATACCTACTTGATTCATGCACTCACACTCCTTTATATTGACATTTTGTATGAGTGTATGAACCAAAATTACACATTAAATTATCACATTTCAATAAATAGTCAGGCTTCAGTCTAAAAGTGACTGTACAAGGCTGAAGTCTACGTATACAACAGGTAGTTCTCCCTAGGGCTTCACAACCTTGGTGCGCATTTTACTACCTGCCAAGTAAACCTATTAAAAGACTGACAGTATGCTTTAAAAATATAAGGACTTGCACAGCAGTTAAGCAACTCAAGAAGTTATGGACAATAGCATCTTACTTAGTACATTATCGCCAAGCTGCAAACTTTCACACAATTGAATGATTAGTTAAAAAAATTGTAATCACTGTCGCAGTCCAAAGATTTAGTTGATGTATGCGATGGCCAGCTCTTCCGATAAGAGAATAATGTTCATGTATGACAAAGAACTTATGATACAAAGTTGCTTGAGAAAAATTAAAATTTAATGCAGTAAATACAGGAAACTTCCATGCCACACCCAGCGCTCATCCCACAAGTTAGCAGCTCTAAAACACATGTGCCGCAAATTCTGAAAACACTGAGTTTGAAAGAAAATAATTTAAATCGTAACACTACAagtataaaatgaaaaaaaaccagGCATGCACAAGTTAGTCACAAACAGGCACACACTCGAACATACAATTACATGTAAATGAAAGACTAGGTTTGGGCATTTTACTAGAATTGCATCTGAGTCATAAGCTTATGTTAACTGCTCAACACGTCAAACTTTCCAAGGTTATGCACAAAATGTGTCAATTCTAAAAGGATTGTGGCTTGCATAATACAGACTGAAGCAACAAACTCATTCTTTTCATATAAGCATCATGGTATGATGCATTTTTATGATACTTGTTATGCAGGCAACTTAAGTACTGTGTGAAACTGCTAAAATGAGCATCAAAGTGTCAGTgtagaaaataataaaaaaagttaaaTTCTATAGCCCTTCAGGGCACGACATGCCGGCAGGGAACAATAAATGACTGCTTGGTGGAAGCATAGGAGATTTTCAATATGTACTATACCTGAACAGCTGAGGTATATGGTAATGTTTGACTGTAGTGAATAGCCCAACTAATGGCTCATGTTAATTGAGCTCCAAACTCTACAGATTGAACCATAATAGTATACGAAATATTGTTCATGATTTGGTGGCTGAAAAGGGGGAAATCCATAACCACAAAACTGAGAAAAGGTTGAACCATAAGCTCTATCAAAACACAGCGAATTCTTTGAAAGACACTGAAAAAGTGCCCTCACAAATATTTTGACCGCAACAAAGGCAAGCATAGTTTACAGCTATTGAGACATTATGTGTGAATACGAAGTGACTAGATGAGGACGTACGACTGTATGAAAGCAAACTTCCACAATTTTCTAAAAACAGCGAGCAATAAGAGAATGCTACTAACAATAAAAAAAGCTCAATCAATAGCATATAATGTGCCCACACAAAAAAATTCTTCTGTGTTCGAAAGCATATGCATAAAAAATTTCTACTTTTAAAAAGGATATAGAAAGGCGACTGCAGGTGCTGCAGTTCCACAGGGCTCATATTTAAATTGGTTTGTGCACCTAATAACAAGCATCATTATTgtcaataaataaaatgaaatacgAATACATTTAAAGTACTTCAAAGGCTTATAGCTACTGGCTCACAAAATGAAGATTAGTTGAAAGGGACAATTATTTTCAATAGGCCTTAGATTAAATTACGGTTTTGCATTCTGTAGAACTATTGCAAAACCACCCTGGGTAATCATGAGCGATCTGATTAGGCATTATAACAATGATATGCATAAAACTGAAAGGCAAGAAAGTCTCGAAAGAAGTACTCGATCACGTTTCGTTATGACATTTAGTCACACTTGGGCGGCACCTCTCCTTTCCACCATGAGTCAGGAAACATGTACTTTAGCACTTCGATGCCATCATGTGGAACATTCACCGCAGCTCCCAGGAACGTTGTCTCTTTGAGCGGGGGTGTCAGCAGCGACACAGGAAAGCAATGCAATGTGTCACACGAATCAGGCGGCAGCAGCCTGTTTTTCCAGCCGACCCTGCGCACTCGGTGAACGATTTTGTCTTCTTCAAAGACGTACAGGTACACCTCACATGCGCTGCTTCCATCTTTGAGTTTTGCTCTGTAGAGCCCGTTTGCCGAGTCATAATAAGCATTTACGCCATATCTACGAAATGACTTCAACAGTTGGCCTTCGTCTAGATCAGAGAGCTCTTCATTACGAAGACAAAGCTCGACTTTGTTCGTCCAAGGCAATGGCTGCTGGTCTTTCAAAGCACCCCAAAGGGCATAATAGCACAGGTAACTAGAGACTCCCTGGGCTGTGAGTGAGTCTAACACCTTCGGAAAAAGTGATAAGAGGCACGGTCCTGTGTCAGAGGTGCGGCCACAGCCATTGGCTTCTTCCGACTTGAGGATGTAGTTGAGAGTGAGAAGCAGAAGGCCTGCCGCAACCAGATATGCCAAGAGTCTCTTTCGACGAAAGTGTGGCAAGTTCATTTTGCACCTGCGTTGGAGGAACAGAAACAATGCGGTAAGGAAACAAGCATAATGGCTGCAAAGTTACGTGGGCATTTTAGCAGTATGGCTCTGGTACCAGGCTGCTTAGCCAAATACCTGCAGTAATATACTTCACTTAGGGAGAATGAGGTTTCCAAAAATCTTTCGTATATCGTGACAATGGTCCCTTCcacacattttttttgtgtgaaaaTTCATTGAATGACACTCAAAAAGTACGCAATGTGCACATAAAAGCGAAGGGCATGATAGTGCAGGGCACCGGAAACTTCGATCATTGGGCTCTTCAACATGCGCTGTCGTAGCACACGATGTACGGGCCCCTATTATTatattgcctccatcgaaatgcggccaccacggctgggatcgaaccaACGTGTTTCGCCTCAGCAGTTCACAATAACTGCCTTACGACAGCAACGGACAGATTATAGCTGAATTCGCTTAGACAGAACCTTGAACAGAACGGAATTATCCATTCTATCCACTCGACACATGCAATTCGATACAAGTGGGACTCAGATGCATAGCTAGGATCCCATTTTCGCGGGTGAGCGGTGTGTCTATAATCCCATTTGAATACCTGCGTGTAATGTATATTTATATACTTACTCCGTCCCTACCTCCGGCTGTCTTTCAACACTGAAACGAAAGCAAAGCAACGACCCAAGTGGCTAGAACAAAAGCACGAAAAACGCACAGACGCAAAGATTAGATAAACTACGGCGAGACAACAGTTAACACAACGCCTGCTTTAGATAGATAACAAGTATAATGAACAGAGTTAAATCGGCGCAAAACGGGTACTTTTGATTGCGATCAGCGTCCGTATGGAGATCGGATTTCTCGATCTCGACCAACAACGGAACATATCGATCGGCACAAAAATTACAGATACACTATCAAAGAAAAGTCCtccgcacattttttttcttacgtcTCAAGCAGTGATGTGAAACATCCTTTAACAAGACGACCAGTGAATAGAAATCACAAACACCAGATAGCGTATAAAGCGTCAGAAGGGATCAGCAACAATCGATGGCCCAGATGTTTAGTGACAAAGAAAACAACCAAAGCACCAACAACGTACTCAGCTCTTTTTGTCTTATTCTTAAAGGTCAAGAGTTCACGCTACAGACTGGCCCAGCTATAAACGACGTGGCGTTTGTCAACAGCGATGCTAAAGGAGCTTGGAACACATTCTCTAGACGGTATCTTACGCTTACTCGATCGGTGAGCTTGCACATGACTAGACTCGCGGCAGTGAATACAGCGCGCGTATTCGTGCGCTAAATGCTTGCTGAAGGCGATCGAGACACTCCCCAAAGGTAACGAAGCTAACGTTGCAGAGCAAGCGCTGAAGCGATGTCTTACCTGTTACGAATACGCGTATTCGTGCCGCACAGAAGACGTTAGCGAGAAAGAAAAGGGGCACAATAGCCCATCACATGTTTACACATTCAAAACGGAACGTCCTTTCAAAATATCAGCGCTCTTAGGGCTTTACAAATAACGAAAACTGAGGCAGAAAGAAAATCACGTCGGTAAATTACAATTGCAACAGCTGCCATCGCGTGGTGTCGATAGCGGCTTGCCTGGCTCACATCAGAGATAATCTTGAGCGCTACAAAAGAATGCACATTTTAGCCCtaaatatacaaatatatattcAAAAAATATTTAGAGTGCACTTGCAGGTTTCATTTTTAGAAGTACTGCGAATAGATTACTTACAACGTGTGAGTAGAATGTGGCCTGTGAAGACAAATAATGCAAAGACTGGACACTAAGGGCGCAGTCGTGCAAGTTTCGGTTTCGGTTGCTGTTTCGCTTTCGTGGGATGGGAACACAAGGCACGTAATTGATTTCAAGATGTAATGCTTCTCCTATAAAACTTTAAAAACAAAAGAGATCAAGAAGGAGAGTATTTGGAACGAAAATGGTCTGAAGGATTGCGTGTACTTTCTGGAAGAGCTGGCAAAGCCTGCTCCGAACGAAATTCTGTGAACAGGATGCGAGGAAATGGGGTTGCTTCCAGTATGGGGCTTCGTTTAAACCTATATGATATAGTGAGTGACTGTATCTTATCAAATTCTAGTGTTGCATATGCAAACCTGTAATTAGGTCGAGGAAGTTTTTAGCTTTAGCACCATCATCATTTTAGCTTTagtcatcatcatcctcatcatcatcagcctgactacgtttacTGCagcctgcaggacaaaggcctcttccatgttccgccaatcaactcggtcctgtgttgGCTGCTGcaattttatacccgcaaactttttaatctcatctgcccgcctaacttctgtctcccactaacccgcttatcttctctgggaatctcagtagttacccttaatgaccagtggttatcctgtgtacgcgttacatgcccggctcatgtccatttcccctacttgatttcaactatgatatccttcaccatgatttgttccctgatccaccctgctatattcttgtctcttaaggttacacctaccaattttcctttccattgatcgctgtgtcgtcctcaatttaagcttaaccttctttgtaagtctccaagtttctgtcccgtagctaagtaccagcaagaagCAGTTGTTatttaccttcctcttgaggtatagtggcaatgtacctgtcAAGAATTGAGAGTGCtttccaaatgtgctccactcaaTTCTTATtatctagttacttcaatctcgtggttcggctccgcggttaatacctgtcctaagcagacatagcgttttacaatttgaagtgcgccatcacctatctcgaagcgctgttctcttccaaggttgtcGTACATTGATTTCGTTTTCCACAGACTAATTTTCAGACCTATccttctgctttccttgtctaactccgtaatcatgagttgcaatttgtcccttagttactcagcaattcatTGTTATCGGCAAAGCGCCATTTACTAAGGTGTTCTCTATCACCtcatccctaactcttcccattctatgcCTCTGAAAACCTCATGTAAGCCCGCGGAAAaaaagcattggggagattgtattcccctgccttacacccttcttgattggcattctgttgctttctttatgaagcactatggtagcagttaatgcgctgtagatttcttccacgaTATTAATACatgcttcgtcgatgccctgactTCGCACTGTCTGCATGACAGCCcatatttctattgaatcaatcgccttcccgtaatctatgaaggctatgtatgtaCCTCCCatttcccacatgcatacgtcactGGGGTACATGCATACGTATGCATgtacctcccacatggatacgtTAATTAGAACAGAGTAGTTGGCGGCAATAGCGTAGCCAGAAGGAGGCTAAGGTCTCATCGATACTTTATGTATGCTCGTCCACGCTCTTGTATTTGCACGTATGTGTAAACTCATAAGAAAGCGAagaaattttttttggggggtggggtgggggatTTTTACATTTACCCCTCACTCTGGCTACGCCAGTGGGTTGGTGGAAGCGGCCACATTCAGGGGGCGGGGCGGCAAAATTTTGCCAATGGATAACTAAACTCcagcctgccccccccccccttctccccc
Protein-coding regions in this window:
- the LOC119174358 gene encoding uncharacterized protein LOC119174358 isoform X1, yielding MRCKMNLPHFRRKRLLAYLVAAGLLLLTLNYILKSEEANGCGRTSDTGPCLLSLFPKVLDSLTAQGVSSYLCYYALWGALKDQQPLPWTNKVELCLRNEELSDLDEGQLLKSFRRYGVNAYYDSANGLYRAKLKDGSSACEVYLYVFEEDKIVHRVRRVGWKNRLLPPDSCDTLHCFPVSLLTPPLKETTFLGAAVNVPHDGIEVLKYMFPDSWWKGEVPPKCD
- the LOC119174358 gene encoding uncharacterized protein LOC119174358 isoform X2, which produces MNLPHFRRKRLLAYLVAAGLLLLTLNYILKSEEANGCGRTSDTGPCLLSLFPKVLDSLTAQGVSSYLCYYALWGALKDQQPLPWTNKVELCLRNEELSDLDEGQLLKSFRRYGVNAYYDSANGLYRAKLKDGSSACEVYLYVFEEDKIVHRVRRVGWKNRLLPPDSCDTLHCFPVSLLTPPLKETTFLGAAVNVPHDGIEVLKYMFPDSWWKGEVPPKCD